The following DNA comes from Eleginops maclovinus isolate JMC-PN-2008 ecotype Puerto Natales chromosome 8, JC_Emac_rtc_rv5, whole genome shotgun sequence.
GCCCCTGTTACTCGGTTTAAATAAATTCCTGGTGAATAAAGTTTCAAATATAGTCATTCCCTCTATTATCATGAAATCATATTGCATTTGCAATACTAGTCAAAATAATCCCAATTACTTTGAAATCATAGATCAAATATAATAgtaatctgtttgttttaaaggaaagcagaaaaaaacaatacataactTTGAACATAtgattttttccttttctgtatCATGACAATCGAAACATGTGTATCATCCACTTGAAAATGTGAAGCACGTATTCCCCTGTCCTTAATTAAAGAGCAACACCCTGTATACAGGTTATATCACTATTCATTATCAGTTATCACAATAATAGCAATATAACCGAAACCCATAGTAACTATCAACACAAGGTAATCCAAAACATGATCAGTATAAGaacataacacaacaaaaatgtctCATTATGATTATACATAAGGTAAATGTGCATGATGGCTTCAGCGGGGCAGGTTACAcgtgtttgagttacagtatcCATCATTTTCTTACACCAGAGATGCTAataaggattttatttttttcctcaaagcaGATCTGTAATGAAACTCCTGgattattttctgtgttgatTGATGTAGCACCGTGTCTTTGGAACAGTAACCCGTGTGTAAGAATTGATGGATCGCATTTCCTGTGTGAAAAAGCATACGATTGCTTTTGTGAGATTTATGTCACTTCATCACTGGAGATGCAGGAGGATCCAATTTATGCCTGTCTCTTCACCTGACAGCCACAGACTGGTTGGAATGAAAGAAGTGGAGAGCGTGCAGCAGTCATTATCTCAGTGATGTTTCTCAACAAGAGCATGGTTTGGTGTTCGCTGAGCAGAACAGTTATTTACACAAGTTGAAAACAGTTATCAGGATGCCCAAAAACTTTCTATTCACccttttcaatttttttttttaggacattACTATAAAACCTGATGTATTATACATTGGAAAAACATGTAAGCTATTCCTTGCTTCATTCCTCTACCTTCACACCTGATGTATTCCTTTGTGTGATTGTCTTTTGTAGACGTGCAGTGTCCATCGAGGTATTGGATGTCGCGCGGTCACTCGTATgaagagcagagtgtgtggaaCCCGAAGTACTGCGTGGTTGGCGACGGTCAGATGCTGCTACTGAacgaggaggaggtggtgagaGCAGACGGTGCTATCTGTTGTCTGTCACTTCCCTCTGTGTCACCATTCTTATCCTCGtctgttcctcctcatcttcattcTTTCTGTCTTCGTCAATGCACTCACATTTGCTCCTGCTTTTTAATTAAGATAATATCCACCTTAATAcgtatagcacttttcatacataggatgcagctcaaagtgcttaaCAATATGGCACCTAACAGAACAAGAAATATAATTTAGATAAACTTTAAGACATTCAGGTTATGATACATCTAGTATCATGAGTACAAGGAGGTTATATGGgcaaaagaataaaacaattcaaaagttCCAACAGATAACCCTCTCACTCACAAAGTAGTAGCACTTTCCCCACAGCCGTTTCTTCTCAAATAAATATATCCTTACTCTTTCAAATTCATGAAAAATATTATTGTAtatgtcacattttatttttatttgtaattaccGCAATACATTAGTGTGTGAAGAGACTTTTAAGCAAAAGTTAAACAAACTACTTATGACTGATACTCAGTGAGAAGCACTCATTTTCAGCATCAAGGGTAAGGTTTCATTcgtctttaaataataataattataatagaaatagtaagaaaataattacagcTAGACTGATTAATCAACCAGTCCAACATGTCAATAGATATCCTAATTCCTGTGCCTAAGATTTTGGCTACAAAGACTTTTATTATGTCtacaattatattatttataaatatttatttacttgatTCTAATGTGGTGCATGAAACCTAATTTCAccctgggattaataaagtattttctttgGTTCATTATTTGCTTAAAGGTCttctattatgctatatttgaataCTTGTAGGGTAATAtccatacaaaacatgtctgtgaagtgttttgctcaaaataccaaacagatcacccattgtagcatgcctcatccccctctatttcagccctgttcctgaagtgctgattctgtgactgttgctttaaatttgagctgagctgaagctggccacgcccctttgtcatgatctctctgtctgaagagagaagtttctcactgagaaactcagctaaacgctgccgtgattaaaccccatatgatgttccaaaccacatccagcattattcctgaaacacttctcagagtttaccgCTACAatagagacattatatgtattatatatacaacaactctaagtccctcctgcagacatcctgctgaacacacagaggtgctgcggggGGGATTCAGCTTGCTGACTctatatgggggacgataggttgggacgtgtcacgtgggcgggacgttgccaggagttcagtattaagccagcccacatttcggtctTGACGTCAATCTgaatcagctcgtttgtacccccgttttaagagatgtgggtaaggaggaaaagagagagggttgtactttctgacactttgtgagtctcctgaCACACCGGGGACgcatatttatgtatagaagacatcaaaaagtgcattttgcacaatattTGACCTTTAATATAGATAGTATATTGTCAGTATACATTTGTCAGAAGATCAATGCCAATCTAGGTTTaaggttgtttaaaaaaggCGTCACCTTTTTAGATCGTTTTCCCATTATTGGGTActtatagtttatttttaaagtaaagcatGTCCTGCTCTGTACACATCCTGTTCtttgcaacaaaaacaaacctatttctttgtgttttaaagattGCTTTCAGCTgatatctggtattttaaactgtttgccttaataataataataataataataataataataataataataataataataataattataattataattataattataattataataaatgtctgGCTTAAATACTATCATAATGAATCTACTTCTGGAGAAACAGGAGCCCCTGGGTGAACCCTCTGCTGTGTGAGGGTGTACATTTAAATTCCTCCCACAGCAGAGAGTACCTGTCGGCAGGTTAGTGCAGGGTCTGGCTCTCTGACTGCCAACAAATCAGAAGTCAGCAGAGTTATCCACATTATTCAGGCTGCAATATCATGTCCTATTTTAATAGCCTTCTGTGAACTCGTCTTCAAGGCTACCTCAAACCCTACACACCTATTTTAATGTGTTAGGTGGATATTTACAAGCAGTGATACAAACTACTTTGGCTTCATTTTTTCCGTGCTGGTACTAAGGTATGCCAACCTGAAAGGGAGCAATAATTGCAGGGAGGAATAATTTGGATCGACTGGCTGGCAGCCTTCCTCCTCTAGTGCTTTTTGTTTCACAGCAACAAAGAATAACAGCTTTTAAATGCATCCATCTAGAGACCCAGGCTCTGGAAGGTCATATCTAACTCGACTGGATTTCTGTGATGTCTGCAAACTGCAGGTCAAGACCATAAAATCCAGTTTCATAATGGCTCGCTAAAGATCAAGGTGTGATGACATAAACAATTCCGAGCAGAAGAGGTCAGAGCAGCCACTTCTATAATGTATAACGTTTATATCCACCTCTGAGTATCAGGTTATCAGATATTTCAGAAACTCTTCTCAAAGTATTGATGCAGTCTCAGTAGTTCTCTGGTGTTCCATCCTTTAGTTTTTGATGATGCCACCAGAAATGAGTCAGATGAAGCCTTTAACACTCAACGAAATTCGTTTGGCTGTTGATGTGATGCAATGTTCCTGATGTAACAtgcccaaaaaaacatttgaaatacatttgaataattcagATTTAGCCACAAATAAAAGTTGAGTagagtttttgtgtgtgtagctgaCACACGTATTCCTTTTGGTGCTGAatagttaaaaaatacaaatattaaaaggattgatttattttgtattatttcaaaatatttcaaagtttTCTTTCTAGGTGTTCAAAGTACACAGTATTTTCTTTAATTCccagttttttctttattccttttcgtcatatttctttattctttttccaTTAATGTCcaattatttgttatgttatGAGACATTAAGAACTATAGCTTAGAGTTTCTGAACAGCTCGTGCTGATGTTCTATGTTGTAGCGTCATTTTTGGATAACTTTATAAATGATTGTGGTCTTTTTTGGCAAATGCGACTAGGCTTTTATCGTAAGACAAATGATGCttccacaaacacaaagagagacaaaaataaGGAATTATGAGAGAATGCAAAACGTGCCTGAGAAGGGATAACAGTCTCAACACTCGGCCAGTGTGGCATTTCTTCAGTGCTCCAACAAGAAGGTAATGAAACTGAGAGCAAGGTGTGATTCCAGAGGGGCTCCGACTTTTCTCATTTTCGCCTTCAGCCTGCTGTGAAGCCTTCAGTTGTTCCTCACATGTTCCAAATAAGTGAAGTTCAGCTCATTACTCTCGTCTACATTTCTAAAGATGCACATGGCTGCCAATAGAGGGGGCTCATGATTAAAGACAGCAACTGTTTTGCTTGTGTCCAGAATTCCTGCTGAATTGAGCATACTTCGAAAGGCCTTAAAGTGGGATTAGCCATTTGCTTTACCGTTTAAATACGTGCTTATGTCCATGGCAGAAGCAGATGTCTTTATCCAATGAGTGAAAAGATACAACACTGTTTCCTATTTTCCTATTTCTtctttaatacatttagaattATATTTCTCTTAATTGTAGTTTGCATAACAGCTTTTAGGTAGTGACTACCTtctttttgtgccttttttacTCTAAATTAATAGGCAGaattaagtcatttttaatcAACCTTAATCACAGAGTAATAAGATTAAAAGGATTTTTAAACTGATTATAATAAAGCCAGAGATTGTAGTGTAATCCTTGGTGTTCCTGGAATCCCTGACAGTATGTTCCTGAATGTATCCCATACAAACTTGATGCAGGGAAACGTATGACTCAAATTACAGCTCACAATGCTTAGTCATCATGCCTCAGACCTCCAGACGTTGTCTTTACGTCAGAGGAGGTTTCAGTGAGAGCTGTACTCAAAACCAAAGTCCCACGAGGCAAGTAAAGAGGTCGTAGAGAGATAAACAGACGGACTTGGAGAGCCAGACAGACGGTTGAGAGGTGTGAGGATGTTCGATAAGCCATTATCACTCCTTCTGGAGGGCTTCAGGccctttccctttctcttcGCGCCACTCTCTCAACACAGCCATCCCTTTGGTTTTGTCTGTTTAATCTTCTGAAACCAAACATTTGGCGTGCCAGCTATAGGCAGATATGGCCTGACACAGACGGATGTGCTGCTAATGCCTGCTTTGTTTCATCCAGTGACTCCTTATTTATCAGGAGCTCTACAGCTATTGTGTGCTTTTGGCCTAACACAGCATTCAACATGGTGACCAGAATAACCACAAGAACATAGATAAGGAGCCTCAGCAGCTATTGTATGTGCATATCTCACATTTCTAGCAGGcgccatttttcattttgttagcCTTCATTCTGCTGtatcttctctttgtgtgtgctcACTTTGTATCTGTGCTTTGTTGAATGTCCTCAGTCTTTTATCCGTCTTGAATTCTTTGCTCtatgtctctgtctccttcttctccctctctctgtctcagcaGATCCGTTCCTTGTTTTTGCAGGAGAGGCGTCCTGCGTCATGCAAGGTCCATCTCCTGCGCCGCACCATCAGCGTTCCAGTGGAAACTCAGTTTCCAGAATACCACAGCCAGCTGTCCACGGAGAGCGGTGAGTCGCCTGAAGGCATACCTCTGCAATGATTAgtatgcgcacacacacacgcacacacacacacacacacacggaaaaacaattatagaaaaaaatattattattgttgttgttgttgttataataCAAGGACCATGCCTAAAAATAATCTAATAATCTCAAAATTAGAataattttattgttttggacagattatgttttttttgtacctGGACAGGTTCACACATAACAATCAACAAAGTCTTAAAACATTACATAGTCTCTAACAATtgttaaacaaatcaaataaataaataaaaaatgttaataccCAAATGTTGCATTTCTGAACATTCATACATGCAACATTTATAATCAGGACGTTGGTGAATGAGAGGTTTTTTTCTAtgatttttgcttttaaaatctgTTAAAGGCTGCTAAAATATCTCCTTATAGTCAAACTGAAGCAGTCAGATGCTTATGTGTTATACGCAAAGGTCAAATGAAACCGAAGAGAAGCacttctttctccttcacaGTGACATAACCAGCTAAAAACTTGCCCATGGAAGTGAGCCGTGCATTGCTCACATGCCTGGGAAAATTGTTGATACCCTTTAATTCTCCCTCGTATCCACTAGATGGAGAGCTTGCTTCTTCAAATCACTGCACATGTAATGCTCCTTCATCCTAACCACTCACAAAGAAACTGAACAAGGTCTTCTTCAAACAGCAGATGGCTTTTGCTCCttccttgtttctttttatgaCAGTATATTGTATATCATTACTTTCTGGATGTGCCAGTTCATGCACTTTTGTCTCCGGACAGGATGGAGCAGCTGAGTTTTAACCAGTGTAGTGTGTCGATGTGTCTGcgtgatgaacacacacaat
Coding sequences within:
- the si:dkeyp-72a4.1 gene encoding ras/Rap GTPase-activating protein SynGAP, with translation MRAHTGNVQCPSRYWMSRGHSYEEQSVWNPKYCVVGDGQMLLLNEEEVERRPASCKVHLLRRTISVPVETQFPEYHSQLSTESGESPEGIPLQ